From Impatiens glandulifera chromosome 7, dImpGla2.1, whole genome shotgun sequence:
ATGTACCATGTatcaatatcatcatcatcgcATTAATCACATGAAAAATATTtggttaatattataattattatatatattaatgttaaaaaattgtattatccCTATAGTCATagcttttttttaacttaaaaaacatatttaatactACTTACTATCcttgttaattaatttcatttatttaagttttactcACAATCCTATTTATAACTATTTGTCCCATGCTTTGGGAATCATCATTTTAAAATGGCCTTAGGGAAGGCTGTTGGGTGATATTGTAGTTGAAAGTCTTTCTTATAAGACCACCTTTACTAAAGTTAtcctttatataataaaaatgcaATTGTTTACTAAAAGATCTTCATTTTCAGACAAATCTCCCAAGGGTTAGTAAGGCTTCAGctacccaaaaaataaaaaatgtgacgttatctttaactttttattttttttctctaatttaaaagaaaaaaaaaaatcacattcaTCCACTTGTTGTATTCATaaattttctgttattttttaagtcaattttaaaaaatttaaaatcaaccCAAACTCTATTGTTTTATACatagtttttttggaaaacgttTGATACATAGTTGCTCATTATTGTTTAGCGACCCGTAAATTCGTTACACGTCCGATTAAGGTAATGAGAGTAAATTATATTCTATggataatataattcaaaagatgatataattttttaatcaatttcaattttataattttatttgaacaaatatattattatgggCCTGAAGCCCACAACCCAAACCAACAGTGGATTCCATTCCCTGGAAGATTATTTGATGTTGGGCTGGGTTATTTGaagtgtttattttatttaaaaagaaaacaatatttgATGGCTACCCCACATAGAAAGTGTGGTAGCAGCCACAAGTTTGTCGTTACGTGACGCCTTTCTAGAAAGCTtgtgatataattaattaattaattaattaaataaaaaggttgttatattattattattagaaagtGTTTTTGTTCTCATACGTCGGCTAAAATGAATGAGAGAAACGTGTGAGCAGTCGAAAACACACAAATCACGTGCATACCACTTCCTcatcctttcctttcctttccatACTGGTCAAGGGGGACTGAACCTTCTCTCTACTTTCCAaactctctttctttctttaaatattttattttttttcataaattaaaaacgTGACTAAGGCTAAATTAATAACattcaatattaaaattataaacatgCAAATTACACTCAATCAAAAAATGTAACAGAGAAAAAGCAGAGTTCAGTTTATGGTTAGGATAAATATCTAACCCATATAATccaactcaaattaattaagctCAAATTAACTTTATTCTAACTAATTCACTCCacatttattattgatatagaATAGTATAAAAGGTTAAAATGTagacatatttttgtataaaaaacaaaaaagatagcaaatatagaaagaaaaaaaaaattataattggcAACCAAATTCAAAAAACAACACACAAATACTCTACTACTTAAGACATTTTAAACCAAATTTTGGAATCAAGTTATTTAAgtaactttttaataatttggtgGTTCAATCAATtacattattcaaatttttaacaaaactaacttttacttttttttctattctaaaatcatttggtttattttcataatcaaaatttcatcatgggtattttgttttattaattaaaataagttttagaTTTGTTTAATTGTAAAAAAGGGAAATAAGAAGTtgtaataaaaagttaataattaatctatttggCTTGGTTTCACTAAAAGCAGAAGGCTACAGGTAGTTTCCAAATGCTTCTGAAATTAATCTGAAATAAATCCCAAATGTATTCCAAATTTAtctcctttatctcttctccgaAATTCCTCAGCCACCATTTTCAATCGCCGCCCTTTTCCCACTTTATCTCTCTCCTCCAATCCTTCCGTTCCCACCtgtaattcattcattcattcatcttCATCCTAATTTTCAATGACAGATTATCGTTTGCCAGCTATGAATCTATGGACAGACGACAATTCATCAACAATCGAGACTTTCATGTCATCCGATCTCACCACCTATTGGCCACCGGCGCCGACGTCTCCTTCCTCATCGGAATACCCAAGAGTTCTCAACCAGGAATCACTCCAGCAACGCTTACAAGCCTTGATTGAAGGTGCCCGTGAAAGTTGGACCTACGCCATCTTCTGGCAATCATCTGTGCTCGATTACTCCGGCGTCTCTGCGCTTGGATGGTGCGATGGGTACTATAAGGGAGAAGAAGATAAGGGTAAACGGAAATCAGTTGCCTTTTCGTCGCCTGAGGATCAGGAGCATCGGAAAAAGGTTCTCCGAGATCTCAATTCACTTATCTCCGGCGGATCTTCTTCAGCTGATGAGGCTATCGATGAGGAAGTGACTGATACGGAGTGGTTTTTCTTGCTTTCGATGACTCAATCGTTTTCCAATGGGAGCGGTCTGCCTGGTCAGGCTTTTATGACTTCCTCAACTGTTTGGGCTGCTGGAGCTGAACGGTTAGCTGGATCTTCATGTGAGAGGGCTCGACAAGGTCATATGTTTGGATTACAAACTATGGTTTGTATTCCTTGTTCTAATGGAGTAGTTGAATTGGGTTCAACTGAGTTGATCTTTCAGACATCAGGACTGTTGAATAAGGTAAAAACTTTATTCAATTTCAATAATCCTGATCTGGGTTCTTGGCCTCCGGCTCCAGTGATGAATAATAATCACAGCGAGAACGATCCATCGACCAGTTATCTTACCGAACCACCATCCATGGCGGCGGAAGTTAGAGAGCCTGCAAATCTGAATCTTTCCAACAACAgcaaccatcatcatcatcataatcatcAGGGTCCGAAACAGATGAATTTCGATAAACCAGCTAGATCGATGAGTACTCTGACTGAAAGTCAGAGCCAGATGCAATCTCAACCTAATTACACTCGAGAATTGAATTTCTCAGGACAAGGGTACGAGAGAAATGAATGCAAAAATGAAAATTCCATCTCCTGTAAGCCAGAATCCGGCGAGATCTTGAGTTTCGGTGAAAGAAATCTCTTTTCCAGCCATTCCCAAATTGGGGCTTCTGTTGATAAGAACAACAAGAAGAGATCCCCTGCATCTCTCGGTAGCAACGATGAAGGAATGTTATCATTCACCTCCCCCCTGATGTTACCCTCTTCAGGTAAGGCGAAATCAACAACCGGCGGATTGGATTCCGACAATTCTGACTTAGAAGCGTCGGTAGTTCGAGAAACGGGTAGCAGCAAAGTTGCAGAGCCAGAAAAGAAGCCAAGGAAACGAGGAAGAAAGCCTGCAAACGGAAGGGAAGAGCCCCTGAATCATGTGGAAGCAGAGAGACAGAGGAGAGAAAAACTGAACCAAAGATTCTACGCACTCAGGGCAGTTGTCCCCAACGTTTCAAAAATGGACAAAGCTTCCCTTCTAGGGGACGCAATTTCATACATAAACGAGCTTAAATCGAAGGTGGATAGCCACGATTCAGAGAAAGACGAACTGAGGAATCAAATCGAGACACTGAAACGTGAATTAGCCAACAAGGAATCATCCTCATCATCTCAAGCCGAGCGTGATATGAAGATGATGAGAACCGGAAAACTGACTGACTTAGAGATCGACGTGAAGATAATCGGATGGGACGCAATGATCCGAGTGCAGAGCGGAAGGAAGAACCATCCAACTGCGAAACTAATGTCTGCGATGAAAGAATTGGATCTCGAAGTCCAGCACGGAAGCGTATCGGTGATGAATGAGCTGATGATCCAACAATCAACAGTGAAGATGAGCAGCAGATTCTACACACAAGAATTGCTTAAGCAGGCCCTCATATCTaaactagtttaattaattagaattctATCTATAATATAGTATAGTATATAGTGtcctaaaatttgaaaatatgaaataatcaATGTACATAAACGAGGAAAACCCAATTAAGGAATATTCCGACCGGGTTTTCTTGTTTTGAAGAGGTACTACTATTGTCTGTCTGTTGTTTGTTTGTAATGTAGATAGAGAGGTCACTCAACAACAATTAAGGTTATTAGTATTTGATGGgtcctatttatatatataaattcaaatctGGTCTCTTGTTGTTCATCTTGTTTTAATTAGAAAGGTATGTTTCCATAATATAGGAccatataatatatgtttttacccaattaagtaataataaacTTGAGGTCATTATTCTGAATTAACCTATTTTAGGGTATTACCAGAAATGACTTCTTAATTCCAGATCTTTAGACAGGGCCTAGGATTGATTGAAAACCCAACCAAAGTACTTGCTATCTAGGCTGAAAGAGAAGGAGTTAAGTTAAAGTGGGTCATCAATTTTAGAGATCataataatgttatttgaaatgaataaaaaagagTAACATATTGTGCTTATATTAAAGTTTGATATGAAGTATCATAAAACATAAGATGAGGATATTTACATTATTAGGTAAAGGGACATGAATTTAACATGTGCTAACTAGTTCTTTTATTAGATAATACTATTAATGGTTAATAATGTAGGAGTGGGTCGCCATCATGTTTTATCCATCCACTTGCATTTTTATACACATTCATTGAACTGAACAATTTTGGTAAAAGCATAAAGAGAAAGAACAGATACAAAATGATCACATGTTACTTCTTTTTTCAAATGAGCCAATAAACTACTAAAGAGAGGAAGATATTGGTTTTAGACCGGCCGGTTATTTAATTTGCTGCCAAACCGAcctaaaaaaattcataatgtcttctcaactttaaatcATAGCCTAACCCGTAACTCAATTAATATTTGTGGAAAGACTtgaataattcatttaaaatcaCAAAATGCTAAGAATCATCGATATTTACCTCTTCAATTAGCGCCTTGATTTTATGACCAAACTTATTCATGACAATTGAGTTACATTGTTTTACTAACTAGGAGTCTTCATCCATAACCattattatctaattattatgttaaattcTTATCTTTCTTTATCAAgcattaatcatttaaaaaaaagagagagaacCCTATATACTATTCTAaagaaatacatatttttattaaaatcattttcctacaagataaataaatttgatttaatctGAATAGAATGCATGGATTAGCACAAAGTAgtcaaataagttaaataatcctttttttattctaagaacttaatattatttccaaataaccctaCATCCAACAAGCTTTTAGGGACACacaaataaaaacatcaaattagggtgtcattaattaacaaataactATACACATAACTTTACAAAACTGATcaatttcctttttattttattgttatatgaTCACAAGTCTTTTCAATATCTCATAGTTTCAGCAAATAATCCAATTCTTGTTTTTCTTAtgatcatttaattaataagtttaagcTATGAATAAAAAGGTTTTCAAATTTAACACAAGGGGTGGTGGCGCAGTTGGCTAGCGCGTAGGTCTCATAGCATGTTCTGAGTTATCCTGAGGTCGAGAGTTCGAGCCTCTCTCACcccataaattttttattctttataaatcTATGTTTTTATTAAGTAAGTTCTGTTTAATCTATTTCAaatgatcatttttttaatataaaactttCAATGCTGACACTaagaataaacaaatattattatttaaatgttttatcaaAACTGTGAGGAAGATGAGTACATATAATACAACAAATAtgaaaattagtttatttatttacgAACGATACTAAAAAACATGTCTCAACTAACTATCAAACTTagctagatttttttttaaatttatactaGAGTTGATATTGCCTGACCCCACTCTTTGATGCCTTTTACGTTTAAATTTGATGTGGGCTTATGGCCCATTTGAAACCAATAAAATCTAAGGAAATCCTTCTAATTAAGGCCtacaaaatgaattattatttccACTGTCAATATGGCCCACCAATGCCAAACAACAAAGTTATAGATTGGCTATTTGTGGTCAAAATAGTTgccaaaacttttaaaaattaattaataatatatagtataaaatTCATACTTGCACCTTGTTTGGAAAACTAACACCAAAATTTTAGACATCAATATGTCAATTCAATTCATTGAAATTCTAATCTTAACCTTATCTCTTTAGTTTATGCTATAGagaaaaattatatgataaattgATTTGCGATAAGATAATCACACAATTTGCTACCTAACTTGTCATAATTTGAAATATGTTGTTTTAAGAAGCtattataacttataagaaAAGCAAGTGGACAACATGTCACaataattggatttttttaataaagaaaaataaatattataatttaattgaagatataaatatgtttaaatgaattaatttgattttttatcatTCAAGTTGGCAACTTGCACCAGCCAATTATGGCCAATCGTCTAACATGGAGGAGGcaccattttatttttattgtgggACACACTTTTCTTTTTGGGTtgccaaaataaaaataaataaataaaggtgtcatgttcaaatttatattgcattataatatttcaaagaaaaaaaaaaaagtattcgctgttaatttttttctaaagaataatatataagttactgtcttaattatttttaaaataacctcaatttaattaaatagagtATTCtataagaaattaagaatacTATCCCTCCAGATTATTTCTTCCAAAAAGAAGTGTCTTGGAGCAAAAGAAAACTGTGACATataaccaaattaattaatcttgagaaaatgatttttggatttttcaCATTTAATAGCGTTTTTTAATGAgggttaattttaaaatagcaATTTTTATCGAATGCAATTACATAAGTCTGAATTAAACTTCCAAGTGAAGGTATAGAAAAATAAtgggctatatatatatatatatatatatatatatatatatatgtggctACAATATGTGCTTCCATTCCattgaaaaattaatcattaaaatcTGCAAATTTCTAAAAAGTTTCCACAAATGGAGTGACCATTTATTGCCATACAATTTGAGAAACACCAATAATGGTGTGACGGCAACATGCGGaatatttatccaaattattaCTCCATAAATTCATTGGAAATGTGTAGCCAACATTAAATCAAATTGAAATAGATTATTTctgtatatacatatataaagaattatgtcaattaatacaaactttaatGGTAATTAATTTGCAATTAACATggtgaattaaaatttatttgttttcaagATTAACTAGATAAGTTGCTTATGATGAGAAATTTacaatacattttttattatagaattgTCAATTTTTAACTCCTTATTGGGTCCCGAATTTGAATGAAAGAAGAATTTTAACAATcgaattttatgaaattttgtagttaaattaataaatggatctttaatttatttattttataaatctcacgtaaataataagttaaaagacattttaaattgttaaaataaaacctagtttgatataattttaacaataaaaaacgCCAAACAAATTATAAGATTTGAAAGATGTCCGTAATTTCAATGGGCAGATAAAAAGCCCCAAATCCAATTTTACAATTCcgtaaattaattttgaataatatatcataatatttGTCAATTTTGGATGCTTAAATGTATTATTACATATGGATGAATTTACCTATAATCAAGACacatatgtattattaattgagaaactaatatattaattctGATTTTGGTCTAGTATGTAAATTTTGTagttagatatatattatttgtatttactTTGATgcatatatttatcattatttttttccctttttccaATTACATGGtttaagaccatctccaaccgaaaaacccattttcaaactcattttggtgtaaatgttacatcaaacagtaattctactccaaccgaaaaacccattctcaaacccaaaagaatattcttataatattccttcttacatcaacttttataactttttaatatcacccatatcttttacaaacttataaattacaccacaatattataatatcatccaaatattttaaacttaaatataaattaattataaaaatttattaaaaattcaaaaattacaatacacgaaaaaaaaaatacatatgagattgaaataaaaaattattcgtaCAAATAAAAAgcagataattttttaaatgttggaATTGTTGTATTTCTCCCACAAATGatcaatcaatatatatatataatattaaagtaattttttttaatattattataattttttaaattatattataaatttatgttatataaaaaatattatataaattaaattaataattatataaataaacttaatataaaatataagataaatataaaatataaataaataaaacatataaataaattaaacatataaacaaattaaaatataaataaattaaaatataaataaattaaaatataaataaaatatataaattaattatataaataagtttaatatataaaatgaactaaATAAAAGATCAAGggctaaaaagtaaaaaaaaaaaatatatatgcgATTGCTACAGGAGCAACGCATATATGCAGTTTTTGGAGAGGGAGGATGGGTTATCCCATTTTAGGTTTTCGTTTTGCGTACTGTTGGAGCTGCTGATCCCATTTTGGGTTTCGTTTTGCAGCTCCATTGGAGATGCTCTAAGACcaattatattcaaaatatgttttaataaaaaataagacattatttcatgtaaaaaataataagtaataatatcCAAACCACTAAATCTCAACAATCATACCAAAAAAAGATCAAACTAGCATGAACACAAAGAACTAAAATCAAAGTTGATAACACTCTTAGTAGTTTTATTAGTGTTACTTTCATAAGTATTGTCTCATCCGCATTAGACTAGTTTTTGTTTTCGAAACATTTTGAGCATAACAAAGGATATCTAACTTTTGAGAAACAATTAATATTGTTCTATAtcaacatcttcttcatcaaAAGAACACTCAAATGTATTATAACAAGTCAAAATATAGTTCTCCTAAAGATTTGAGGAGGTTTCAAGATTAACTAATAGATTGGAATATCCAAACTGGATTCAAATATCCCATGGAGGCTGAAACTTAACTAATAAATCACCCATAGTAATCTAATCTAGTTATGAATAATACAACTAGAGATATCCCAAAATTTGGATTCAATGatcaaactaaataatataaatgcaCTTACTCTGTTTTCAAAAAGAATCTAAACCAAATCCAAtacaaatgataaaataatatgacaGACAATAACTTAGATAAGTAGTCATGCATGTGATGATCACCTAACAAATGATAGTactactttcttttcttttcttttaagaCTCATGAAGAATGAGGACAACAGACTTGATAAACTCAAATCATTGTGTGTAGTAGTTAGTGTCCATAGTTAATGGCCAGCCTTAGAGCCCTAGACCCTAGCTAGTAGTAAATTCCTACATCAATATGTTTAGCTGGATTTCCTATTTGAAAACCAAAGGGAATAATAAATAAGCATATGCTTTTTCCCAATCAAGTGTCACAATCTCTCAATCTGTACCTATAATCTTTCATTACAGATTGCTTGCTTGCTTGTTTGCATATCTGATAATGAAGATTATTAAGAGTAAGTATAGTAAGGCAAGATTCAAAACAAAATCTAGAATAGGCAGCAGCAGAAAAAACCCTCATTAATGGAATATTTCTGTACAGAACAGAGCAGAACAGAACAATATTAATAATGCCTGTCCAAACTTCAACAGGCCTGGAAAAGGGAATCTGTTGGCAACCAAATTGATTAACAAAGCGTGCTAAAGAGATTATCATCCCAAAACAACAAAACAAGGAGCCACAAATTCTCTTCAAAACTCGAATCAATACGACCACGAGaaacaaagaaagaaacaaagaaATCAAACTTCAGATCTTAAGAAGATTTTTCTATCGCtcctctttttttcttttttttatgaattcataggtaaaaaaaaaaccaaaatactTCACACCTGCGATTTATTTGCGGTCGCCGGAGGAATCACGAACCATCGCTTCCGTCACCGACGCAAGCTTCTGCAGATTCAGCTTAATAACCGTATCAGCGAACAGACGAGTGTCTTCTTCAGTATTCCCTTCAGGAACATCTACAATATACGATTCAAGAACAACGGTATGGATCTTGCCGTTACTCTCGATCTCGTGTACAGTTGTAACCGAACGGTAATTCCTCAAACGATGTTCTCCTCCGATGATCCTGAATCCAAAGACGAATCGTTCATCGTCTAGTAGTTCAAGCCTTTCCGTACTGGTCTCCGCCGGTAATCCAGAAATAACGTTGACGTCGCGCGTGCATCCGACGCAGATAGTGAATCCTTCGTTGACAGAGCAACTTTTGATGAAATGCTTGTATATCTGCGGCTTGTCGAAGCGACGAATGACTGACCAGACGACATCTCGTGGCGCGTGTATACGCTGAGCGAGTAGTGAAGAGCATTGGCCGGAGTTGACTCTGTAGGTGTGAAACTCGGATATGAATCGCTTTAGCTCATCGAACTCATCAGAAGTGAGACCTGGCAACGATTTGAGTTCTTGAATCGTAGCGATTTCCTCCGATTGCTGTTGTTGCAGTTCTTCCGCCATCGATCTATCGCGAATTCAGTTATAGAGAGAGAGTGTTCTAGATTGAGAGATGTCAGATGAGTGcacagaattttaaaatattttgtgcatatgaaaatgaagaaggagACGAAGAAGAGAAGTAATATTGGGAAGTGGAAATGGGCTTTCTTGTCTTTTTACtaattgtatttaataaatattattatatttgccTTTTCCActtgtaataataatagttgATCGAATTGTTCCCTAAACTTCTCTCTCCTTTCTAATTGCTTGCCAGGTCAGCATGTTCCCCAACTGCATCTGCAAGCATGCAAAAGCGGTGAATcccacattaaaaaaaattaaaaattaaattcgtTTATTAAGACTATTGGTTATCATTTGttattctattatatttttctggacacattaaattattattaggattttttttaaaaatgattaaaaagcTTAATGAGTTGCTATCAGCTTAGTTAGCATTGACAATATCATAATACAATATTAGTCACCATTTTCtcatctcttattttttttaataaaatatttttgtcaaaactaatataaaaatcacattaagttccattttttatttatttagaaaattactTATTTACAAATTCGGTATAAACTCTTTTAAGACAGACTAGACCCATTATCATGATATTATTCTGTTattctctcaattttttttaggtataaaaaaacaaagttacaattagaaaaatgattttttttggttatgctTGATTACAGCTACATTATTGGGAATCAAACTGGTCTACTCTTagccattttctctctcttgttcTCAACTTGACTATGAGTTGGAGATTTAACAATgatatctattttttaaaacctAACAATGATGCTCAATGACAATAGACACCCCATTGAGGgcaatacattattattatacttactACCATCATTAGGACTCGTTTGGTTGGTTTACAACACAACATAGCCGCGGATCAGAACAAGGCAGTAAGTGAGGGACGACACTAGGGGATAGAATCTCGCTCCGACTGGTTCATGTTCCCTCACATAGAGGGGCAAAAcagtcatttaaaataattactatTTTGCCCCTCTATGTGTGAGGGAACATAGGGACATAAAACCAGGAGTAGACAAACCGCTGCGACACTAATGTAAGATCAGCTCGAACGTCGTCTAAGGCCTCCGTTCCCACAAGAAGCACCAATAatcagaaaaaataaaaatcaaccaAGTTTGATAAATAGGTCACTATGTGTTAATAACATCTAACCaacaaaattaagttatttggttaaaatcaaaacaaatttattatactaatttaaaagaatatatatttttattaatatatatttttatttttgggttagAGCACATCAAAGTAAGTCTAAGACACAAAAGTATGTGGAGTCAGGCTGCAGTACAATGTCACTATGTATTATGTTACACaataatttatatgttattatattaattgaaaacCAATTCAATAATTtcctaaatttttatatatttatattaatacatgcttatcattaggtataaaaaataaaataaaataaaaagtcctTAAAGGGTAACTCTTTGAAACTATATGActtccaaaataataataaaaaaatgtggaGTTTTGATTTCAGTTTCAATAAGAActcactaaaaaaaaaaaagtccttAAAGGGTACCTAGTAGATCATTTGAAACTATAGGacttccaaaaaaatataaaaaattggagTTTATGTTTCAAATGACGTTATGTTTACAGGTACTGAATTTTACTtggttttaataaatttataggtACTGAATTTTActtgattttaataaatttataggtACTAAATTTATAGCTACTGAAATTTActtgattttaataaatttataggtACTGAATTTTActtgattttaataaatttataggtACTGAATTTTACTTGATTTTACTAAATTTATAGGTACTAAATTTATAGGTACTGAATTTTActtgattttaataaatttataggtACTGAATTTTActtgattttaataattcaaatgacGTTATGTTTATAGTCTCATGTTTCAAACTAGTATAAAAGTTTAGactataattaatttggataccaaattatattaaaatgttgGATAAAATTTGAAGCTTCCTTCTTTCTTATGGCAGC
This genomic window contains:
- the LOC124945236 gene encoding abscisic acid receptor PYR1-like, which encodes MAEELQQQQSEEIATIQELKSLPGLTSDEFDELKRFISEFHTYRVNSGQCSSLLAQRIHAPRDVVWSVIRRFDKPQIYKHFIKSCSVNEGFTICVGCTRDVNVISGLPAETSTERLELLDDERFVFGFRIIGGEHRLRNYRSVTTVHEIESNGKIHTVVLESYIVDVPEGNTEEDTRLFADTVIKLNLQKLASVTEAMVRDSSGDRK
- the LOC124944754 gene encoding transcription factor MYC2-like, whose translation is MTDYRLPAMNLWTDDNSSTIETFMSSDLTTYWPPAPTSPSSSEYPRVLNQESLQQRLQALIEGARESWTYAIFWQSSVLDYSGVSALGWCDGYYKGEEDKGKRKSVAFSSPEDQEHRKKVLRDLNSLISGGSSSADEAIDEEVTDTEWFFLLSMTQSFSNGSGLPGQAFMTSSTVWAAGAERLAGSSCERARQGHMFGLQTMVCIPCSNGVVELGSTELIFQTSGLLNKVKTLFNFNNPDLGSWPPAPVMNNNHSENDPSTSYLTEPPSMAAEVREPANLNLSNNSNHHHHHNHQGPKQMNFDKPARSMSTLTESQSQMQSQPNYTRELNFSGQGYERNECKNENSISCKPESGEILSFGERNLFSSHSQIGASVDKNNKKRSPASLGSNDEGMLSFTSPLMLPSSGKAKSTTGGLDSDNSDLEASVVRETGSSKVAEPEKKPRKRGRKPANGREEPLNHVEAERQRREKLNQRFYALRAVVPNVSKMDKASLLGDAISYINELKSKVDSHDSEKDELRNQIETLKRELANKESSSSSQAERDMKMMRTGKLTDLEIDVKIIGWDAMIRVQSGRKNHPTAKLMSAMKELDLEVQHGSVSVMNELMIQQSTVKMSSRFYTQELLKQALISKLV